Proteins encoded by one window of Enterococcus saccharolyticus subsp. saccharolyticus:
- the cshA gene encoding degradosome RNA helicase CshA, with the protein MKFKELELSPELLSSIERAGFEEATPIQEATIPLALAGKDVIGQAQTGTGKTAAFGLPMLEKIDPAKQQLQGLVIAPTRELAIQTQEELYRLGKDKKIRVQAVYGGADIGRQIRQLKDRPHIVVGTPGRMLDHINRHTLKLATVETLVLDEADEMLNMGFLEDIETIIAQVPDQRQTLLFSATMPPAIKNIGVKFMKEPEHVKIKAKEMTADLIDQYYVRAKDFEKFDIMTRLLDVQKPELTIVFGRTKRRVDELARGLEARGYKAEGIHGDLSQQKRMSVLRAFKAGNLDILVATDVAARGLDISGVTHVYNYDIPQDPESYVHRIGRTGRAGKGGMSVTFVTPNEMSYLHVIENLTKKRMSTLRPPTEKEAFKGQIGAAMETVEEKMDANGLEKYLQGADQLLEQYSAQDLAALLLKTLAKDPSDLVPVKITPERPLPQGKKSFKGGGGRRSNNNNRGGGRREGGRGRDDRRNRGDRDRNRDDKDNRRSNSKGSYNKDGGSRKPSRRPSDKKRSFVIRNNQD; encoded by the coding sequence TTGAAATTTAAAGAATTAGAACTATCACCAGAATTATTGTCTTCGATTGAGCGTGCCGGCTTTGAAGAAGCAACACCAATCCAAGAAGCAACAATTCCTCTAGCATTAGCAGGTAAAGACGTAATTGGTCAAGCCCAAACAGGTACAGGTAAAACTGCTGCATTTGGTTTACCAATGTTAGAAAAAATTGACCCAGCAAAACAACAATTACAAGGTTTAGTAATTGCACCAACTCGTGAGTTGGCTATCCAAACACAAGAAGAATTATACCGTTTAGGTAAAGACAAAAAAATCCGTGTACAAGCTGTTTACGGTGGTGCCGATATCGGTCGCCAAATTCGTCAATTAAAAGACCGTCCACATATTGTGGTAGGAACACCTGGACGTATGTTAGATCATATTAACCGTCACACATTAAAATTAGCGACAGTTGAAACATTAGTATTAGACGAAGCAGATGAAATGTTAAATATGGGCTTTTTAGAAGATATTGAAACAATTATTGCCCAAGTCCCTGATCAACGCCAAACATTATTATTCTCTGCAACAATGCCACCTGCAATTAAAAACATTGGCGTAAAATTCATGAAAGAACCTGAACATGTAAAAATCAAAGCAAAAGAAATGACTGCTGATTTGATTGATCAATATTATGTTCGTGCAAAAGATTTCGAAAAATTCGATATTATGACACGTTTATTGGATGTTCAAAAACCGGAATTAACCATCGTTTTCGGTCGTACCAAACGTCGCGTTGACGAATTAGCACGTGGATTAGAAGCTCGTGGATACAAAGCAGAAGGTATTCATGGCGATCTTTCTCAACAAAAACGTATGAGCGTTTTACGTGCCTTTAAAGCTGGAAATCTAGATATTTTAGTTGCGACAGACGTTGCCGCACGTGGTTTAGATATTTCAGGCGTGACACATGTATATAATTATGATATTCCTCAAGATCCAGAAAGCTATGTTCACCGTATTGGTCGTACAGGCCGTGCTGGTAAAGGCGGTATGTCAGTGACTTTCGTAACACCAAACGAAATGAGCTACTTACACGTGATTGAAAACTTAACGAAAAAACGTATGTCAACATTACGCCCACCAACCGAAAAAGAAGCATTCAAAGGTCAAATCGGAGCGGCAATGGAAACTGTTGAAGAGAAAATGGATGCCAATGGGTTAGAAAAATACCTACAAGGCGCAGACCAATTATTAGAACAATATTCAGCACAAGATCTTGCTGCTTTGTTATTAAAAACATTAGCAAAAGATCCATCTGATTTAGTTCCAGTAAAAATCACACCAGAACGTCCATTACCACAAGGGAAAAAATCGTTCAAAGGCGGCGGTGGACGTCGTAGTAACAACAACAACCGCGGTGGCGGACGTCGTGAAGGCGGACGTGGACGTGATGATCGTAGAAACCGTGGCGATCGCGATCGCAACCGTGATGACAAAGACAATCGTCGTAGTAACAGTAAAGGAAGTTACAATAAAGACGGTGGTTCTCGTAAACCAAGTCGTCGTCCAAGCGACAAAAAACGTAGCTTCGTAATTCGTAACAATCAAGATTAA
- a CDS encoding UDP-N-acetylmuramoyl-tripeptide--D-alanyl-D-alanine ligase, which yields MKLTVKELADALQISVVGNQEALVTSVEFDSRLIQAGSLFVPLAGARDGHEFIEQAIANGAVATLWSKELATAPSEIAVLPVADVTHAFQQIAVYYQQKVAPKIAAITGSNGKTTTKDMTESVLAQKFRTYKTQGNYNNDLGMPYTILHMPEDTELLILEMGMDHAGEISFLSKLAKPDAAAITLIGEAHIEHLGSRAGIAAAKMEIVDGLKKDGLLIVPGDEPLLTPLLTELSQQVATFGLHEGTIRGEILSETKEQTTFMVDGKKYQIPVLGGYNVKNALIAYGFGRYFGLTSEQIAKGLAEFQLTKNRTEWVKASNGADILSDVYNANPTAMGLVLDSFGQLALPGRRLAVLADMLELGPDSKDMHRQMANHIGEKYAIVYLYGEEMAALRDVLAGTVHYFAPTQKAELIAQIKADLLPTDSIVLKGSNGMGLAEVVASL from the coding sequence ATGAAGCTAACAGTAAAAGAACTAGCCGATGCGTTGCAAATCTCAGTTGTCGGTAATCAAGAAGCCCTTGTGACAAGTGTCGAATTTGATAGTCGTTTAATTCAAGCAGGTAGTTTATTTGTACCTCTAGCCGGAGCACGTGATGGGCATGAGTTCATTGAACAAGCGATAGCTAACGGAGCCGTAGCAACGTTATGGAGTAAAGAATTAGCCACTGCTCCTAGCGAAATTGCAGTGTTACCAGTGGCGGATGTGACGCATGCTTTTCAACAAATTGCGGTCTATTACCAACAAAAGGTTGCACCAAAAATTGCAGCAATTACTGGAAGTAACGGTAAAACAACGACAAAGGATATGACAGAATCTGTTTTAGCCCAAAAATTCCGTACGTATAAAACGCAAGGAAATTATAACAATGATTTAGGAATGCCTTATACTATCTTGCATATGCCAGAAGATACCGAGCTATTGATTTTAGAGATGGGGATGGATCATGCAGGTGAAATTTCTTTCTTATCAAAATTAGCTAAACCAGATGCAGCAGCAATTACGTTGATTGGCGAAGCACATATTGAACATTTAGGATCACGTGCCGGAATTGCCGCAGCCAAAATGGAAATTGTTGATGGCTTGAAGAAAGATGGCTTATTAATTGTACCGGGAGATGAGCCATTACTGACGCCTTTATTGACAGAGTTGTCACAGCAAGTAGCAACATTTGGCTTACATGAAGGCACTATCCGTGGTGAAATTTTAAGTGAAACGAAAGAGCAAACAACTTTTATGGTTGATGGCAAGAAATACCAGATTCCTGTCTTAGGCGGTTACAATGTGAAAAATGCGTTAATTGCCTATGGATTTGGTCGTTACTTTGGTCTAACTTCGGAACAAATTGCCAAAGGGTTAGCAGAATTTCAATTGACGAAAAATCGGACAGAATGGGTCAAAGCATCTAATGGTGCAGATATTTTAAGTGATGTTTACAATGCCAATCCGACAGCGATGGGCTTAGTCTTAGATAGTTTTGGACAATTGGCATTGCCTGGACGTCGTTTAGCTGTCTTAGCAGACATGTTGGAATTGGGGCCGGATTCAAAAGATATGCATCGTCAAATGGCTAATCACATTGGTGAGAAGTATGCGATTGTCTATTTATATGGGGAAGAAATGGCGGCTTTACGTGATGTCTTAGCTGGTACAGTCCATTATTTTGCACCTACACAAAAAGCAGAATTGATTGCACAAATTAAAGCCGATTTATTACCAACTGACAGTATTGTCTTAAAAGGAAGTAACGGTATGGGCTTAGCAGAAGTAGTCGCAAGTCTATAA
- a CDS encoding D-alanine--D-alanine ligase, protein MKIILLYGGQSAEHDVSILSAFSVLNAIYYNYYQVQLVFISKDGQWVKGPLLTDKPTSPEELHLTWATAGEAGNFTGTIIQPGDIKEDNAIVFPLLHGPNGEDGTIQGFLETIRMPYVGAGVLTSACGMDKIMTKYILHSAGIPQVPYVPVLKNQWKENPKQIFEQCEGSLRYPMFVKPANMGSSVGISKAENRVELQNALEEAYKYDNRAVIEQGIEAREIEVAILGNEDVRTTMAGEIVKDVAFYDYNSKYIDNNIVMQIPAQVPDEVQEKAQEYAKLAYTMLGGSGLSRCDFFLTNKNELFLNELNTMPGFTQFSMYPSLWSETGLQYGDLIEELIQLGLKRYEQRQSFLTEMK, encoded by the coding sequence TTGAAAATTATTTTACTTTACGGCGGACAAAGTGCAGAGCATGATGTATCTATTTTATCAGCTTTTTCTGTACTTAATGCCATTTACTACAACTATTATCAAGTGCAATTAGTCTTTATTTCAAAAGACGGTCAATGGGTAAAAGGGCCTTTATTAACAGATAAACCGACATCCCCAGAAGAATTACACTTAACTTGGGCAACAGCAGGCGAAGCAGGCAACTTTACTGGAACAATTATTCAACCGGGTGATATTAAAGAAGACAATGCAATTGTCTTTCCGTTATTACATGGACCAAACGGTGAAGATGGGACGATTCAAGGATTCCTTGAAACCATTCGTATGCCGTATGTGGGTGCCGGTGTCTTAACAAGTGCCTGTGGAATGGATAAGATTATGACAAAATATATCTTACATTCAGCTGGAATTCCACAAGTTCCTTATGTACCCGTGTTGAAAAATCAATGGAAAGAAAATCCAAAACAAATTTTTGAACAATGTGAAGGCTCTCTACGTTACCCAATGTTTGTTAAGCCAGCGAATATGGGATCAAGTGTAGGCATTTCAAAAGCCGAAAATCGCGTCGAGCTGCAAAATGCATTAGAAGAAGCTTACAAGTATGATAACCGTGCAGTGATTGAGCAGGGCATTGAAGCACGTGAAATCGAAGTAGCGATTTTAGGGAATGAAGATGTTCGTACAACGATGGCGGGCGAAATTGTTAAAGATGTGGCGTTTTATGATTATAATTCAAAATATATCGATAACAATATTGTGATGCAAATTCCAGCACAAGTTCCTGATGAAGTGCAAGAAAAAGCACAAGAATATGCCAAACTTGCTTATACGATGTTAGGTGGAAGTGGATTAAGCCGTTGTGATTTCTTTTTAACAAATAAAAATGAATTATTCTTAAATGAATTAAACACAATGCCTGGTTTTACTCAATTTAGTATGTACCCATCATTGTGGAGCGAAACGGGCTTACAATATGGTGATTTAATTGAAGAATTAATTCAATTAGGTTTGAAACGTTATGAGCAACGTCAAAGCTTTTTAACAGAGATGAAATAA
- a CDS encoding YaiI/YqxD family protein — MRLVIDGDGSPVKEEVIQLGATFNLPVLIVTSVDHYTTKEYPDFVQFIYVDKGADRADFQIVKEIQPDDLLITQDYGLASLVLPKKVRVFHHSGKEYLPESIDQLLAQRYVGAQMRKAGKRTKGPKAFTKNDRQQFYQILEQIIRNYCE, encoded by the coding sequence ATGCGTTTAGTAATTGATGGTGATGGTTCACCGGTCAAAGAAGAAGTGATTCAGTTAGGAGCAACATTCAATTTACCAGTCTTGATTGTCACTAGTGTGGATCATTATACAACCAAAGAATACCCAGATTTTGTTCAATTTATTTATGTGGATAAAGGCGCAGATCGCGCAGACTTTCAAATTGTGAAGGAGATTCAACCAGACGACCTTCTGATTACTCAAGATTATGGTTTGGCTTCTTTAGTATTGCCGAAAAAAGTTCGTGTCTTTCATCATTCTGGGAAAGAATATTTGCCAGAATCTATCGATCAACTGTTGGCACAGCGCTATGTTGGCGCACAGATGCGTAAAGCAGGGAAACGAACCAAAGGACCTAAAGCATTTACCAAAAATGACCGCCAACAGTTTTATCAAATTTTGGAACAAATTATTCGAAACTATTGTGAGTAA
- the udk gene encoding uridine kinase, whose product MTKHKPIIIGVTGGSGSGKTSVSRAILNHFPEHSIMMLEHDSYYKDQSHLAFEDRLKTNYDHPLAFDTDLLIEHLSKLLNYETIEKPVYDYVKHTRSEETVIQEPKEVIILEGILILEDERLRELMDIKIYVDTDDDIRIIRRIKRDMEERGRTLDSIIEQYLSVVKPMYNQFIEPTKRYADVIVPEGGENHVAIDLINTKVGSILED is encoded by the coding sequence ATGACGAAACATAAACCAATTATTATTGGCGTTACTGGAGGATCTGGAAGTGGAAAGACGAGTGTTAGCCGTGCGATTTTAAATCACTTTCCTGAACATTCAATTATGATGTTGGAACATGATTCTTATTACAAAGACCAAAGTCACTTGGCGTTTGAAGATCGTTTGAAAACCAACTATGATCATCCACTAGCTTTTGATACGGATTTATTAATTGAGCATTTATCAAAATTATTGAATTACGAAACAATTGAAAAACCTGTTTACGATTATGTCAAACATACACGTAGTGAAGAAACAGTGATTCAAGAACCAAAAGAAGTCATCATTTTAGAAGGTATTTTAATTTTAGAAGATGAACGATTGCGCGAGTTAATGGATATTAAAATTTATGTGGATACAGACGATGATATTCGAATTATCCGACGTATTAAACGTGACATGGAAGAGCGTGGACGTACGTTAGATTCAATTATTGAACAATATCTATCTGTCGTAAAACCAATGTACAATCAATTTATTGAACCAACCAAACGTTATGCAGATGTGATTGTACCTGAAGGCGGCGAAAATCACGTAGCGATTGATTTAATTAATACGAAAGTCGGTTCGATTTTAGAAGATTAA
- a CDS encoding YjjG family noncanonical pyrimidine nucleotidase, which translates to MRYKTLLFDVDDTLLDFKDAENQALRSLFEEVEFELTPEVELTYKTLNYRRWKEYEQGNMTSEEVVNGRFGELFEYFGQKVDSPAMEKRYRYYLNQGHKRLGNSLEIVQDLADKAELYVVTNGVATTQFQRLTDSKLLPYFKDIFVSETAGYQKPKREFFDYAFSRIPDFNKEDTVIIGDSLTSDIQGGKNAGIDTVWLNPVANQEKLSIQPTFHIQTLEEIYGILV; encoded by the coding sequence ATGCGATACAAGACCTTATTATTTGATGTAGATGATACGTTATTAGATTTTAAAGATGCTGAAAACCAAGCGTTGCGTTCTTTATTTGAAGAAGTGGAATTTGAGTTGACCCCAGAAGTAGAACTTACTTATAAAACCCTCAACTATCGCCGCTGGAAAGAGTATGAACAAGGCAACATGACCTCAGAAGAAGTGGTCAATGGTCGTTTCGGTGAATTATTTGAATACTTTGGTCAAAAAGTAGATAGCCCTGCTATGGAAAAACGTTACCGCTATTATTTAAACCAAGGACACAAACGACTAGGAAATAGTTTAGAAATCGTGCAAGATTTAGCCGATAAAGCAGAATTATATGTGGTGACAAATGGTGTAGCAACGACACAGTTTCAACGATTAACTGATTCAAAACTATTGCCGTATTTCAAAGATATTTTTGTCTCTGAAACGGCGGGTTATCAAAAGCCGAAACGAGAATTTTTTGATTATGCGTTCTCACGAATTCCTGATTTTAACAAAGAAGATACAGTTATTATTGGTGATTCCTTAACGTCTGATATTCAAGGTGGCAAAAATGCCGGAATTGATACCGTTTGGTTAAATCCTGTGGCAAATCAAGAGAAACTAAGTATCCAACCAACCTTCCATATTCAAACTTTGGAAGAAATTTATGGAATTTTAGTTTAA
- a CDS encoding pseudouridine synthase: MRLDKLIETQLKTSRKQMKRLFLMGKVKIDGQVIYQENKNVDSLIHQIEIDGQAFFTNDVYYLLHKPQGVVTAKKDDLPTVFDCLKRDDYREELTAVGRLDRDTEGLLLLTSNGQLSYDLIQPKKKVDKVYEATINAEVTAQDVRAFAQGITFIGGQTCQPATLDILSASPTESQVRLTIREGKFHQVKKMFLATGKKVVYLKRVAMGPLTLGELPTGTYRALTQEELFALKPYFR; this comes from the coding sequence ATGCGTTTAGATAAATTAATTGAAACCCAGTTAAAGACGTCTCGAAAACAGATGAAACGACTTTTTTTAATGGGGAAAGTGAAGATTGATGGACAAGTCATCTATCAAGAAAATAAAAATGTCGATAGTTTGATTCATCAAATTGAAATTGATGGACAAGCTTTTTTCACAAATGATGTCTATTATTTGTTGCATAAACCTCAAGGAGTTGTAACAGCAAAGAAAGACGATTTACCAACAGTGTTTGACTGTCTCAAACGTGACGATTACCGAGAAGAGTTAACAGCTGTCGGACGTTTAGACCGAGATACCGAGGGATTGCTCTTGTTGACGAGTAATGGCCAATTGAGTTACGATTTAATTCAACCAAAGAAAAAAGTAGATAAGGTGTACGAAGCAACCATCAATGCAGAAGTCACTGCGCAAGATGTCCGTGCTTTTGCCCAAGGAATTACTTTTATTGGTGGTCAAACATGCCAACCGGCAACTCTAGACATTCTTTCTGCCAGTCCAACTGAAAGTCAGGTACGTTTGACGATTCGCGAAGGAAAATTTCATCAAGTGAAAAAAATGTTTTTAGCAACTGGCAAAAAAGTTGTTTATTTGAAGCGAGTAGCGATGGGCCCTTTAACGCTTGGAGAGTTACCCACGGGTACTTATCGAGCATTGACCCAAGAAGAACTTTTCGCTTTAAAACCATATTTTCGTTAA
- a CDS encoding 50S ribosomal protein L25/general stress protein Ctc: MSVSLKVSKREVRPRSIRNKLRHEGKIPAIVNGYKVESTPIAIDAKEFDRILRAHGLNTVITLTIDSKKVNTLVQDYSSDTFTGQVTHVAFLSVDMKEETEVEAEVVLTGESTGVKAGGVLTQNLYSVTVSATPDKLPENVEVDVTALEIGQSITVGDIPTSDEYTIVTNAEEQIAAVNEAQIVEDEEPGEAVEPEVIGEEEE, from the coding sequence ATGTCAGTATCATTGAAAGTAAGTAAGAGAGAAGTTCGCCCCCGTTCTATTCGGAACAAGTTACGTCACGAAGGAAAAATTCCGGCAATCGTTAATGGGTACAAAGTAGAAAGTACACCAATTGCGATTGATGCCAAAGAATTTGACCGTATTTTACGTGCCCATGGATTAAACACGGTGATTACCTTAACTATTGATAGTAAAAAGGTAAACACATTAGTTCAAGATTATTCATCCGACACGTTTACAGGTCAAGTGACACACGTTGCTTTCCTATCCGTTGACATGAAAGAAGAAACAGAAGTTGAAGCAGAAGTCGTATTAACAGGTGAATCTACTGGTGTCAAAGCTGGTGGTGTTTTAACACAAAACTTATACAGCGTGACTGTTTCCGCTACACCTGATAAATTACCAGAAAATGTTGAAGTTGACGTGACCGCATTAGAAATTGGTCAATCCATTACAGTTGGTGATATTCCAACCTCTGATGAATATACGATTGTCACAAATGCCGAAGAACAAATCGCGGCAGTGAATGAAGCACAAATTGTAGAAGATGAAGAACCTGGTGAAGCAGTAGAACCAGAAGTCATCGGTGAAGAAGAAGAATAA
- a CDS encoding glycine cleavage system protein H, translating into MEKACLKKKDNLWVLFNGTEYVVGLTKEAQDDLGKITFASVPKVGQTFTQGETLIELEAEKAVNEYISPLTGVVSSVNEKIDEDVDVLNDDDELNAWIISLKDVDATQFDAL; encoded by the coding sequence ATGGAAAAAGCATGCTTAAAGAAAAAAGATAACTTATGGGTATTATTCAATGGTACAGAATATGTCGTAGGTTTAACGAAAGAAGCGCAAGATGATTTAGGAAAAATTACCTTTGCTTCTGTTCCGAAAGTAGGTCAAACATTTACACAAGGGGAGACATTGATTGAACTTGAAGCTGAAAAAGCTGTCAATGAATATATCAGCCCATTAACAGGTGTTGTCTCTTCTGTAAACGAGAAAATTGATGAAGATGTCGATGTATTAAACGACGATGATGAGTTAAATGCTTGGATTATTAGTTTAAAAGATGTCGATGCCACACAATTTGATGCATTATAA
- a CDS encoding arsenate reductase family protein: MFTLYWYPKCSTCRDAKKWLEAHGQQVETIDMISQPPAPKLLQQWMEESDLPMRRFFNTSGMKYRELGLKDQIDTFTLEEASQVLASDGMLIKRPILVKDGKFLLNGFRENEYEGVL, translated from the coding sequence ATGTTTACGTTATATTGGTACCCAAAATGTAGCACGTGCAGAGATGCCAAAAAATGGTTAGAAGCGCATGGACAACAAGTAGAAACCATTGATATGATTAGCCAACCACCTGCGCCAAAATTGTTGCAACAGTGGATGGAAGAAAGTGATTTACCGATGCGCCGCTTTTTTAACACAAGCGGGATGAAGTATCGTGAATTAGGCTTGAAAGATCAGATTGATACGTTTACACTAGAAGAAGCAAGTCAGGTGTTAGCATCTGATGGAATGTTGATTAAGCGACCGATTCTAGTGAAAGATGGTAAATTTTTATTGAATGGTTTCAGGGAAAATGAATACGAGGGAGTCCTTTAA
- a CDS encoding FtsW/RodA/SpoVE family cell cycle protein, translating into MEKKNVFRNDNQIDYGVILPVFLLCLVGLASLYVALFHSHNLAESANPMRGVLKQGVWYVVGIIAVAIIMRIRSKMLWLLTPYIYGLGLVVMALLVRFYDPVIAASTGSRNWFSFGAFTVQPAELMKIAMIMMLALVVTKHNGSYRERTLQTDGLLIGKMLAVTLPVIILVLLQEDFGTMLVFLAIFGGIFLMSGISWKIVVPVIATFVVIGAGTIFLVLTDGGRAFLENIGLFSEYQFKRIDSWLDPFHDIQGSSGQVAKSIMAIGSGGMFGKGFNVSDVYVPVRESDMIFSVIGENFGFVGSTFVILLYFILIYRMIRVCFDTNNEFYTYIATGIIMMILFHVFENIGANIGLLPLTGIPLPFISQGGSSLLSNMIGIGLILSMRYHAVEQPQETTRSSRRSRR; encoded by the coding sequence ATGGAAAAAAAGAATGTGTTTAGAAATGATAACCAAATTGATTATGGGGTAATTTTACCTGTTTTTCTTTTATGCTTAGTGGGACTAGCGTCTTTATATGTGGCGTTGTTTCATAGTCATAATTTAGCAGAATCTGCTAATCCTATGCGGGGCGTGTTAAAACAAGGTGTTTGGTATGTGGTAGGAATTATTGCTGTTGCTATTATTATGCGAATTCGCTCAAAAATGTTGTGGTTATTAACTCCGTATATTTATGGTTTAGGACTGGTGGTTATGGCATTATTGGTTCGATTTTATGATCCAGTGATTGCAGCATCAACCGGCTCACGTAACTGGTTTAGTTTCGGAGCGTTTACTGTACAGCCTGCGGAGTTAATGAAAATTGCGATGATTATGATGTTGGCATTAGTGGTCACCAAACATAATGGCTCCTATCGTGAACGAACACTGCAAACAGATGGACTGTTAATCGGTAAAATGTTAGCTGTTACGTTACCAGTAATTATTTTAGTCTTATTACAAGAAGACTTTGGTACAATGTTAGTCTTTTTAGCTATTTTTGGTGGTATTTTCTTGATGTCGGGTATTTCGTGGAAAATTGTTGTCCCCGTCATTGCAACCTTTGTAGTCATCGGTGCAGGAACAATTTTTTTAGTGCTCACAGATGGTGGTCGAGCATTTTTGGAAAATATTGGCTTATTCTCTGAATATCAGTTTAAACGTATTGATTCGTGGCTAGATCCTTTCCATGATATTCAAGGTAGTTCTGGCCAAGTAGCCAAATCAATCATGGCGATTGGTTCAGGAGGCATGTTTGGTAAAGGCTTTAATGTGAGTGATGTGTACGTGCCAGTTCGTGAGTCAGATATGATTTTCTCTGTAATTGGGGAAAATTTTGGTTTCGTTGGTAGTACGTTTGTCATTTTGTTATACTTTATTTTAATTTATCGTATGATTCGTGTGTGTTTTGATACAAACAACGAATTTTATACGTATATTGCAACCGGCATTATCATGATGATTTTGTTCCATGTTTTTGAAAATATTGGCGCCAACATTGGTTTGCTGCCATTAACAGGGATTCCGTTGCCATTTATTAGTCAAGGTGGTTCATCATTATTAAGTAACATGATAGGTATTGGGTTGATTTTGTCCATGCGTTATCATGCAGTCGAACAACCGCAAGAAACAACAAGAAGTAGTAGAAGGAGCCGAAGATAG
- the upp gene encoding uracil phosphoribosyltransferase codes for MGKFQVIDHPLIQHKVSIIRDKNCGTKVFREVVDEIAMLMAYEISRDMPVEDVVIETPITKTTQKMLAGKKVAIIPILRAGLGMVDGILQLIPAAKVGHVGLYRDEETLEPHEYFVKLPEDIDSRQLLVVDPMLATGGSAIMAIDSLKKRGASNIKFVCLVAAPEGVKVLQEAHPDVDIYTAALDDHLNDHGYIVPGLGDAGDRLFGTK; via the coding sequence ATGGGCAAATTTCAAGTAATCGATCATCCATTGATCCAACATAAAGTATCAATCATTCGTGACAAAAATTGCGGAACAAAAGTATTTCGTGAGGTTGTTGATGAAATTGCAATGTTAATGGCGTACGAAATTTCACGCGATATGCCAGTGGAAGATGTAGTTATTGAAACACCAATTACAAAAACTACACAAAAAATGTTAGCTGGTAAAAAAGTAGCGATTATTCCAATTCTACGTGCTGGCTTAGGTATGGTAGATGGTATTTTACAATTAATTCCAGCCGCTAAAGTAGGTCACGTAGGATTATACCGTGATGAAGAAACACTAGAACCACATGAGTATTTCGTAAAATTACCAGAAGATATCGATAGCCGTCAATTGTTAGTTGTTGACCCTATGTTAGCAACAGGTGGTTCAGCAATTATGGCGATTGATTCATTGAAAAAACGTGGCGCCTCAAACATCAAATTTGTTTGTTTAGTTGCTGCTCCAGAAGGTGTAAAAGTCTTACAAGAAGCACATCCAGATGTAGACATTTATACAGCAGCTTTAGACGATCACTTAAATGACCATGGCTATATTGTTCCTGGTTTAGGCGATGCTGGTGACCGTTTGTTTGGTACCAAATAA